One genomic region from Streptomyces sp. NBC_00582 encodes:
- a CDS encoding GNAT family N-acetyltransferase has product MSDTPALRIRPARTADARALAHLDHATWSHLHSVSPRPAPDAPFFDERHLPEDHLVAELDDRVLGYIRLVPPTSLAATAHVRQIQGLAVADEARGKGVGRALLRAAVEETRRQGARRITLRVLGHNAPARKLYESEGFAVEGVLPEEMFLAGEYVDDILMGRRV; this is encoded by the coding sequence ATGTCCGACACCCCCGCACTGCGCATCCGCCCCGCCCGCACCGCCGACGCCCGGGCGCTCGCCCACCTCGACCACGCCACCTGGTCGCACCTGCACTCCGTCTCGCCGCGGCCCGCGCCGGACGCCCCCTTCTTCGACGAACGCCACCTGCCCGAGGACCACCTCGTCGCCGAGCTCGACGACCGTGTCCTCGGCTACATCCGTCTGGTCCCGCCCACCTCGCTCGCCGCCACCGCGCACGTACGCCAGATACAGGGCCTCGCGGTCGCCGACGAGGCCCGTGGCAAGGGCGTCGGCCGGGCCCTGCTCCGCGCGGCGGTGGAGGAGACCCGCCGCCAGGGCGCCCGCCGCATCACCCTGCGCGTCCTCGGCCACAACGCCCCCGCCCGCAAGCTCTACGAGTCGGAGGGCTTCGCGGTGGAGGGCGTCCTGCCCGAGGAGATGTTCCTGGCAGGCGAGTACGTGGACGACATTTTGATGGGCCGCCGGGTGTAG
- a CDS encoding NAD(P)/FAD-dependent oxidoreductase, translated as MLEPAYQADVVVVGAGVAGLSAAHRLTSAGITTAVLEAAHGVGGRMSTEKVDGFRLDRIGQLLSTAYPELSLTPGLDALVLRSFAPGVLLHSDGRHHRAGTQAGAGSARGALHAVRALASAPRPGALPRSRPASSRSVPLPGGRGVSLPGARPGGPWQAVPPPRVRPGAPLGTAVDQARLGAALTRIAATPAERLLRRPESAAAEALAARGLPARTIDGFLRPLLAALLCDPDLTTSSRCADLALRAFAAGRLCVPEGGAEVLPELLARTLPPGVVHTGVRVTSVSTTSVTTAEHGEFRCRAVLVATDARTAAELLPGLRVPDFHPVTVVHHTTDEPPATGASLLLDADRGGPVAHTTVTSAVDPSRAPAGRALISSTVLGSPPDGVDTAVRMHLARLYGTSTARWETLAVHHTAEAVPAMRPPHDLRRSVRLLAGLYVCGDHRDTSTVQGALHSAHRAAAAIVSDLGAGGSMHRSDPVRGAAAEAA; from the coding sequence GTGCTTGAGCCCGCGTACCAGGCAGACGTCGTCGTCGTGGGAGCCGGAGTCGCCGGACTCTCCGCCGCACATCGGCTGACCAGCGCAGGAATTACGACCGCAGTCCTGGAGGCCGCCCATGGTGTCGGCGGCCGCATGTCGACCGAGAAGGTCGACGGCTTCCGGCTCGACCGCATCGGGCAGCTGCTGTCCACGGCCTACCCCGAACTGTCCCTGACCCCGGGACTGGACGCGCTCGTCCTGCGTTCCTTCGCCCCCGGGGTCCTGCTGCACAGCGACGGACGCCACCACCGGGCCGGCACGCAGGCGGGCGCGGGGAGCGCGAGGGGCGCACTGCATGCCGTACGCGCCCTGGCGAGCGCCCCTCGGCCGGGCGCCCTGCCCCGCTCGCGCCCGGCCAGCTCCCGGTCGGTGCCGCTGCCCGGCGGACGGGGGGTGTCCCTCCCCGGGGCCCGCCCCGGCGGACCGTGGCAGGCCGTCCCGCCACCCCGGGTGCGGCCCGGTGCGCCGCTGGGCACCGCCGTCGACCAGGCCCGGCTGGGCGCCGCCCTCACCCGGATCGCGGCCACCCCCGCCGAACGTCTGCTGCGGCGCCCGGAGTCGGCGGCGGCCGAGGCCCTCGCCGCGCGCGGGCTGCCCGCCCGCACCATCGACGGGTTCCTGCGCCCGCTGCTCGCCGCGCTGCTGTGCGACCCGGACCTCACCACCTCCAGCCGCTGCGCCGACCTCGCGCTGCGCGCCTTCGCGGCGGGCCGGCTGTGCGTGCCGGAGGGCGGCGCCGAGGTGCTGCCCGAGCTGCTCGCCCGTACGCTGCCGCCGGGCGTGGTGCACACCGGCGTACGGGTCACCTCGGTCTCCACGACCTCGGTGACCACCGCCGAGCACGGCGAGTTCCGCTGCCGTGCGGTCCTGGTGGCCACCGACGCCCGCACCGCGGCCGAGCTGCTGCCCGGCCTGCGCGTCCCCGACTTCCACCCGGTGACGGTGGTCCACCACACCACGGACGAGCCCCCGGCGACCGGCGCGTCCCTGCTGCTGGACGCCGACCGCGGCGGCCCGGTCGCCCACACGACCGTGACCAGCGCCGTCGACCCGTCCCGGGCGCCCGCGGGCCGCGCCCTGATCTCCTCCACCGTCCTCGGCAGCCCGCCCGACGGCGTGGACACCGCCGTACGGATGCATCTCGCGCGGCTCTACGGCACCTCGACCGCGCGATGGGAGACGCTCGCCGTCCACCACACGGCCGAGGCCGTCCCCGCGATGCGTCCGCCGCATGATCTGCGGCGGTCGGTACGGCTTCTCGCGGGGCTGTACGTGTGCGGGGATCACCGGGACACCAGTACCGTCCAGGGGGCGCTGCACTCCGCCCACCGGGCGGCGGCGGCGATCGTGTCCGATCTGGGGGCGGGGGGATCCATGCACCGTTCGGATCCCGTGCGGGGTGCTGCCGCCGAGGCCGCGTGA
- a CDS encoding regulator, translated as MTERPAQRTPNRQLAALIAEAGFSNAGLARRVDQLGLEHGLDLRYDKTSVTRWLRGQQPRGTTPALIAEVFTRRLGRRLTAQDLGLDACAPVYAGLEFAGTPEEAVDIVGGLWRKDSGSHAELRKIAFTPAGLVVPSRDWLIGRADDKVARGAETVLRVPVQSRPAPRPTGAKPGAPGLPGLPVLPQIAVPRQRGQGSERGPGQRVTGGDISALRSVGELFRTLDDMYGGGHARQALVRYLEHECEPMLRGTYGEQTGRRLFGAAADLTRLAGWTSFDIAAHGLAQRYFVQSLRLAQAAGDRAYGAYVLVTMSRQAVYLGHGREAVQLARVAQQGIGGGAPPVVQALLHAAEARGHGVLGEVRAGTAALVRAERALEAARAGDEVPYWARFFDEGQLADEFGHCHRDLQQFRAAAQHAERSLQLRPAAHARSRLFSRVVLATARLGLGELDQACQLAAEAAAQAAEMRSVRAVEYIREFERRLEPYRDAAPARTYRDKVSALG; from the coding sequence ATGACGGAACGACCCGCGCAGCGCACTCCCAACCGCCAACTCGCCGCGCTCATCGCAGAAGCCGGGTTCTCCAACGCGGGTCTGGCCCGTCGCGTCGATCAGCTGGGCCTCGAACACGGGCTGGACCTCAGATACGACAAGACCTCCGTCACCCGGTGGCTGCGCGGCCAGCAGCCCCGGGGCACCACCCCGGCCCTCATCGCCGAGGTGTTCACCCGCCGCCTCGGCCGCCGGCTCACCGCCCAGGACCTCGGCCTGGACGCCTGCGCCCCGGTCTACGCCGGGCTGGAGTTCGCCGGCACCCCCGAGGAGGCCGTCGACATCGTGGGCGGCCTGTGGCGCAAGGACTCCGGCAGCCACGCCGAGCTGCGCAAGATCGCCTTCACCCCGGCGGGGCTCGTCGTACCGAGCCGCGACTGGCTGATCGGCCGGGCCGACGACAAGGTGGCCCGCGGAGCCGAGACGGTCCTGCGGGTGCCGGTCCAGAGCCGTCCCGCCCCCCGGCCGACGGGAGCGAAACCGGGCGCGCCCGGCCTGCCCGGCCTGCCCGTCCTCCCGCAGATCGCCGTCCCCCGCCAGCGCGGCCAGGGCAGCGAACGCGGCCCCGGCCAGCGGGTCACCGGCGGCGACATCTCCGCCCTGCGCTCGGTCGGCGAGCTCTTCCGCACCCTCGACGACATGTACGGCGGCGGACACGCCCGCCAGGCCCTCGTGCGCTACCTGGAGCACGAGTGCGAGCCCATGCTGCGCGGGACCTACGGCGAGCAGACCGGCCGCCGGCTCTTCGGCGCCGCCGCCGACCTCACCCGGCTGGCCGGCTGGACCTCCTTCGACATCGCCGCGCACGGCCTCGCCCAGCGCTACTTCGTGCAGTCCCTGCGTCTCGCCCAGGCCGCCGGCGACCGGGCCTACGGCGCCTACGTCCTGGTCACCATGAGCCGCCAGGCCGTCTACCTCGGGCACGGCCGTGAGGCCGTCCAGCTCGCCCGGGTGGCCCAGCAGGGCATCGGCGGCGGCGCCCCGCCCGTCGTCCAGGCCCTGCTGCACGCGGCCGAGGCGCGCGGGCACGGGGTGCTCGGCGAGGTACGGGCCGGCACGGCCGCGCTGGTGCGGGCCGAGCGGGCCCTGGAGGCGGCCCGGGCGGGCGACGAGGTGCCGTACTGGGCACGGTTCTTCGACGAGGGCCAACTCGCCGACGAGTTCGGGCACTGCCACCGCGACCTGCAGCAGTTCCGGGCCGCCGCCCAGCACGCCGAACGCTCCCTCCAGCTGCGCCCCGCCGCCCACGCCCGCAGCCGCCTGTTCAGCCGCGTCGTCCTCGCCACCGCCCGCCTCGGCCTCGGCGAACTCGACCAGGCCTGCCAGCTCGCCGCCGAGGCGGCCGCCCAGGCGGCGGAGATGAGGTCGGTCCGGGCGGTGGAGTACATCAGGGAGTTCGAACGCCGACTGGAGCCCTACCGGGACGCGGCTCCGGCGAGGACCTACCGGGACAAGGTGTCGGCGCTGGGCTGA
- a CDS encoding SCO2583/SCO2584 N-terminal domain-containing protein, whose protein sequence is MSEEDDDQPEFDLRWADRAEHKEPSARARMLAARWKENPPEPVPFRGEPERGGPRRSSWVSTTIVLGCVAAVILLLGWTRFQAPY, encoded by the coding sequence ATGTCCGAAGAGGACGACGACCAGCCGGAGTTCGACCTCCGGTGGGCCGACCGGGCCGAGCACAAGGAGCCCTCGGCGCGAGCCCGGATGCTGGCCGCCCGGTGGAAGGAGAATCCGCCGGAGCCGGTGCCGTTCCGGGGGGAGCCGGAGCGTGGCGGGCCGCGGCGCTCGTCGTGGGTGTCCACGACGATCGTGCTCGGATGTGTGGCGGCGGTGATCCTGCTGCTGGGCTGGACGCGGTTCCAGGCGCCCTACTAG
- a CDS encoding TIGR01777 family oxidoreductase, translating to MQKERTRIAVAGASGLIGSALARSLTADGHEVVRLVRRAPRGADEVRWDPERGQVDTAGLAGCAAVVNLAGAGVGDRRWTEDYKRRIHDSRVHGTAGLAKAVASLDEPPRVFVNGSAMGIYGETGERVVDEDAPAGTGFLPELCVEWEAAAAPAERAGVRTVFTRTGLVVARGGGAWGKLFPLFQAGLGGRMGDGRQYWSYIALHDEVAAIRYLMDRDDLSGPFNLTAPEPLTNREITAAMGRVLRRPTLFPVPAPVLRTVLGEMAGDVLGSARVVPKRLLESGFTFAFPGIEDALRAA from the coding sequence ATGCAGAAGGAACGTACGCGAATCGCGGTGGCCGGCGCGTCCGGCCTCATCGGCAGCGCCCTGGCGCGGTCCCTGACGGCCGACGGCCATGAGGTGGTCCGGCTGGTGCGCCGCGCGCCCCGGGGCGCGGACGAGGTGCGCTGGGACCCCGAGCGGGGGCAGGTGGACACGGCGGGGCTCGCGGGATGCGCGGCCGTGGTCAACCTCGCGGGCGCCGGTGTCGGGGACCGGCGGTGGACGGAGGACTACAAGCGGCGCATCCACGACAGCCGGGTGCACGGCACGGCCGGTCTCGCGAAGGCGGTCGCCTCGCTCGACGAGCCGCCGCGGGTGTTCGTCAACGGCAGCGCCATGGGCATCTACGGCGAGACGGGCGAGCGGGTCGTGGACGAGGACGCGCCCGCCGGTACGGGCTTCCTGCCGGAGCTGTGCGTGGAGTGGGAGGCCGCCGCGGCGCCCGCCGAACGGGCGGGCGTGCGGACGGTGTTCACCCGGACCGGGCTGGTCGTGGCGCGCGGCGGCGGTGCCTGGGGGAAGCTGTTCCCGCTCTTCCAGGCGGGCCTCGGCGGGCGGATGGGCGACGGCCGGCAGTACTGGTCCTACATCGCGCTGCACGACGAGGTCGCGGCGATCCGGTATCTGATGGACCGTGACGATCTGTCGGGGCCGTTCAACCTGACCGCGCCCGAGCCGCTGACGAACCGTGAGATCACCGCGGCCATGGGGCGGGTGCTGCGCCGGCCGACCCTGTTCCCGGTGCCGGCGCCGGTGCTGCGGACGGTGCTGGGCGAGATGGCCGGGGATGTGCTGGGCAGCGCACGGGTGGTGCCGAAGCGGCTCCTGGAGTCGGGGTTCACCTTCGCGTTCCCGGGGATCGAGGACGCCCTGCGCGCGGCGTGA
- a CDS encoding MarP family serine protease: MDLLDILLALVILAYAGSGYRRGLVAGCVSLAGFVGGAVVGVWMLPWVMRLVTPGTTAATVTAVFTVLVPAAFGHELAGRLALRLRRELDRGPLRVADGIGGAAANAVAVLIVAWVAASVLGASPSSPVVTSSIRDSKLLGAVQDAMPDTTPAWFSNATSALTQAGFPQVFNPFENESTAEVAEPSGDSVTPSATNAAKLSTVKIEGSSGDQGREGSGFVYALEHVMTNAHVVAGIDHPSVWVGGVGASYDATVVLFDADKDVAVLYVPKLRAPVLRFDDAAERGDEAVVAGYPQDGDLNLQAATVANRVKATGRNIYNDSTVTREIYSIRSTVRPGNSGGPLLTTSGEVYGVVFARSTSDDETGYVLTAAEVSDDAARAAKATAAVDTGELTS, translated from the coding sequence GTGGACCTGCTCGACATCCTGCTGGCGCTGGTGATCCTGGCCTACGCCGGCTCCGGCTACCGGCGCGGACTGGTGGCCGGCTGTGTCTCGCTGGCCGGGTTCGTGGGCGGCGCGGTGGTCGGTGTGTGGATGCTGCCCTGGGTGATGAGGCTGGTGACGCCGGGGACCACGGCGGCGACGGTGACCGCGGTGTTCACGGTGCTGGTCCCGGCGGCGTTCGGACACGAACTGGCGGGGCGCCTCGCGCTGCGGCTGCGGCGCGAGCTGGACCGGGGGCCGCTCAGGGTGGCCGACGGGATCGGCGGCGCGGCGGCGAACGCGGTGGCGGTGCTGATCGTGGCCTGGGTGGCGGCGAGCGTGCTGGGGGCGTCCCCCTCCTCGCCGGTGGTGACCTCCTCGATCCGGGACTCCAAGCTGCTGGGCGCGGTGCAGGACGCGATGCCGGACACCACGCCGGCCTGGTTCTCCAACGCCACCTCCGCGCTCACCCAGGCGGGCTTCCCGCAGGTCTTCAACCCGTTCGAGAACGAGTCGACGGCCGAGGTCGCCGAGCCCAGCGGCGACAGCGTCACGCCGAGCGCCACCAACGCGGCGAAGCTGAGCACCGTGAAGATCGAGGGCTCCTCGGGCGACCAGGGGCGCGAGGGCAGCGGGTTCGTGTACGCGCTCGAGCATGTGATGACCAACGCGCACGTGGTGGCCGGTATCGACCACCCGAGCGTGTGGGTGGGCGGCGTGGGGGCGTCGTACGACGCGACGGTGGTGCTCTTCGACGCGGACAAGGACGTGGCCGTGCTGTACGTGCCGAAGCTGCGCGCCCCCGTGCTGCGCTTCGACGACGCGGCGGAGCGGGGCGACGAGGCGGTCGTGGCGGGGTATCCGCAGGACGGCGACCTCAACCTCCAGGCGGCGACGGTCGCGAACCGGGTGAAGGCGACCGGCCGGAACATCTACAACGACTCGACCGTGACCCGCGAGATCTACTCGATCCGCTCCACGGTCCGCCCGGGCAACTCCGGGGGGCCGCTGCTGACCACCTCCGGGGAGGTGTACGGGGTGGTCTTCGCGCGGTCCACGTCCGACGACGAGACGGGGTATGTGCTGACGGCCGCGGAGGTCTCCGACGACGCGGCTCGGGCGGCGAAGGCGACGGCCGCGGTGGACACGGGTGAGCTGACGAGTTAG
- the lipA gene encoding lipoyl synthase → MSAVTPDGRKMLRLEVRNSQTPIERKPEWIKTRAKMGPEYTAMQKLVKSEGLHTVCQEAGCPNIYECWEDREATFLIGGDQCTRRCDFCQIDTGKPEALDRDEPRRVGESVVTMDLNYATITGVARDDLEDGGAWLYAETVRQIHEQTASREAGRTKVELLAPDFNAVPELLAEVFASRPEVFAHNVETVPRIFKRIRPGFRYERSLKVITEARDYGLVTKSNLILGMGETREEVSEALKQLHDAGCELITITQYLRPSVRHHPVERWVKPQEFVELKEEAEQLGFSGVMSGPLVRSSYRAGRLYQMAVEKRGAYIASQAV, encoded by the coding sequence GTGTCCGCAGTCACCCCCGACGGACGCAAGATGCTGCGCCTGGAGGTCCGCAACAGCCAGACCCCCATCGAGCGCAAGCCCGAGTGGATCAAGACCCGGGCGAAAATGGGTCCCGAGTACACCGCCATGCAGAAGCTCGTGAAGAGCGAGGGGCTGCACACGGTCTGCCAGGAAGCCGGCTGCCCCAACATCTACGAGTGCTGGGAGGACCGCGAGGCGACCTTCCTCATCGGCGGCGACCAGTGCACCCGGCGCTGCGACTTCTGCCAGATCGACACCGGCAAGCCCGAGGCGCTGGACCGTGACGAGCCGCGCCGGGTCGGCGAGTCCGTGGTCACCATGGACCTGAACTACGCCACCATCACCGGCGTCGCCCGCGACGACCTGGAGGACGGCGGCGCCTGGCTGTACGCCGAGACGGTCCGTCAGATCCACGAGCAGACGGCGTCCCGCGAGGCCGGCCGGACCAAGGTCGAGCTGCTGGCCCCCGACTTCAACGCCGTTCCGGAGCTGCTGGCGGAGGTCTTCGCCTCCCGCCCCGAGGTCTTCGCGCACAACGTCGAGACGGTCCCGCGGATCTTCAAGCGGATCCGCCCCGGCTTCCGCTACGAGCGCTCGCTGAAGGTGATCACCGAGGCCCGGGACTACGGCCTGGTCACCAAGTCCAACCTGATCCTCGGCATGGGCGAGACCCGTGAGGAGGTCAGCGAGGCGCTGAAGCAGCTCCACGACGCCGGCTGCGAGCTGATCACCATCACGCAGTACCTGCGTCCGTCCGTGCGCCACCACCCCGTGGAGCGCTGGGTGAAGCCGCAGGAGTTCGTGGAGCTGAAGGAGGAGGCCGAGCAGCTCGGTTTCTCCGGGGTGATGTCGGGTCCGCTGGTGCGCTCCTCGTACCGCGCGGGCCGGCTCTACCAGATGGCCGTGGAGAAGCGCGGCGCGTACATCGCCTCGCAGGCCGTGTGA
- a CDS encoding RDD family protein gives MDKRDAIGSWLSGPRAAAEEAGVDFGYRGQQLGLPEEGPGSIARPGRRLGALAVDWGLCLLIAYSLITDGYTPSTSNWTLLVFLVVSLLTVSTLGFTPGKRIFGLRVVSLATGTVDPLRAAIRTVLLCLALPALVWDRDGRGLHDRLARTVEVRI, from the coding sequence GTGGACAAGAGGGATGCAATCGGATCGTGGCTCTCGGGACCCCGCGCGGCCGCGGAGGAAGCCGGTGTCGACTTCGGATACAGGGGCCAACAACTCGGTCTGCCGGAGGAGGGGCCGGGCTCGATCGCCCGTCCCGGCCGGCGGCTCGGCGCCCTGGCCGTGGACTGGGGACTGTGCCTGCTGATCGCATACAGCTTGATCACCGACGGCTACACCCCCTCCACCAGCAACTGGACCCTGCTGGTGTTCCTGGTGGTGAGCCTGCTCACGGTGAGCACGCTGGGCTTCACCCCGGGCAAGCGGATCTTCGGCCTGCGGGTGGTGTCCCTGGCGACCGGCACGGTCGACCCCCTGCGCGCGGCGATCCGCACGGTCCTGCTCTGTCTCGCCCTTCCGGCCCTCGTCTGGGACCGCGACGGCCGCGGCCTGCACGACCGGCTGGCCCGCACGGTCGAGGTGCGGATCTGA
- the glnA gene encoding type I glutamate--ammonia ligase, whose amino-acid sequence MFQNADEAKKFIADEDVKFVDVRFCDLPGVMQHFSLPVEAFDPDEELAFDGSSIRGFQAIHESDMALRADLSTARVDPFRRDKTLNINFFIHDPITGEQYSRDPRNVAKKAEAYLASTGIADTAYFGPEAEFYVFDSVRFKTSENESFYHIDSEAGAWNTGALEDNRGYKVRYKGGYFPTPPVDHFADLRAEISLELAASGLQVERQHHEVGTAGQAEINYKFNTLLAAADDLQLFKYIVKNVAWRNGKTATFMPKPIFGDNGSGMHVHQSLWSNGSPLFYDEAGYAGLSDTARYYIGGILKHAPSLLAFTNPTVNSYHRLVPGFEAPVNLVYSQRNRSAAMRIPITGSNPKAKRVEFRAPDSSGNPYLAFSALLLAGLDGIKNKIEPAEPIDKDLYELAPEEHAGVPQVPTSLPAVLDSLERDHEFLLAGDVFTSDLIETWIDYKRANEIAPLQLRPHPHEFELYFDV is encoded by the coding sequence ATGTTCCAGAACGCCGACGAGGCCAAGAAGTTCATCGCGGACGAGGACGTCAAGTTCGTCGACGTCCGCTTCTGCGACCTGCCGGGCGTCATGCAGCACTTCTCGCTGCCCGTCGAGGCGTTCGACCCGGACGAGGAGCTGGCGTTCGACGGTTCGTCGATCCGCGGCTTCCAGGCCATCCACGAGTCCGACATGGCCCTGCGTGCCGACCTGTCGACCGCGCGGGTGGACCCCTTCCGCCGGGACAAGACCCTCAACATCAACTTCTTCATCCACGACCCGATCACGGGCGAGCAGTACTCCCGTGACCCGCGCAACGTGGCGAAGAAGGCGGAGGCGTACCTGGCGTCGACCGGTATCGCCGACACCGCCTACTTCGGTCCCGAGGCCGAGTTCTACGTCTTCGACAGCGTGCGCTTCAAGACCTCGGAGAACGAGTCCTTCTACCACATCGACTCCGAGGCCGGCGCCTGGAACACCGGTGCCCTCGAGGACAACCGTGGTTACAAGGTCCGCTACAAGGGCGGTTACTTCCCGACCCCGCCGGTCGACCACTTCGCCGACCTGCGGGCCGAGATCTCCCTGGAGCTGGCCGCCTCCGGCCTCCAGGTCGAGCGCCAGCACCACGAGGTGGGCACCGCCGGCCAGGCCGAGATCAACTACAAGTTCAACACGCTGCTCGCCGCGGCCGACGACCTCCAGCTCTTCAAGTACATCGTGAAGAACGTGGCCTGGCGCAACGGCAAGACCGCGACCTTCATGCCGAAGCCGATCTTCGGCGACAACGGCTCGGGCATGCACGTCCACCAGTCGCTGTGGAGCAACGGCTCCCCGCTGTTCTACGACGAGGCCGGCTACGCGGGTCTGTCGGACACCGCCCGCTACTACATCGGTGGCATCCTCAAGCACGCCCCGTCGCTGCTCGCGTTCACCAACCCCACGGTGAACTCGTACCACCGCCTGGTCCCCGGCTTCGAGGCCCCGGTCAACCTGGTGTACTCGCAGCGCAACCGCTCCGCGGCCATGCGTATCCCGATCACGGGCTCCAACCCGAAGGCCAAGCGCGTGGAGTTCCGCGCGCCCGACTCCTCCGGCAACCCCTACCTCGCCTTCTCGGCCCTGCTCCTCGCGGGCCTCGACGGCATCAAGAACAAGATCGAGCCGGCCGAGCCGATCGACAAGGACCTCTACGAGCTCGCCCCCGAGGAGCACGCGGGCGTCCCGCAGGTCCCGACCTCCCTCCCGGCCGTCCTCGACTCCCTCGAGCGCGACCACGAGTTCCTGCTCGCCGGTGACGTCTTCACGTCCGACCTGATCGAGACGTGGATCGACTACAAGCGCGCGAACGAGATCGCCCCGCTGCAGCTGCGCCCGCACCCGCACGAGTTCGAGCTCTACTTCGACGTGTGA
- a CDS encoding DUF4191 domain-containing protein — translation MARSDSAADAANAGRLKQIALTYKMTRRADKTIGLVLAGVFILILGVFLAIGFLIGHPVYLGILGFLLAFLGTAIVFGRRAERAAFGQMDGQPGAAAAVLDNIGRGWTTTPAVAMNRSQDVVHRAVGKAGIVLVAEGNPNRVKSLLAAEKKKMNRIVADVPVHDVIVGTGEGQTELKKLRTTLLKYPRVLTGPQVTATNDRLRAMGDLMSNMPLPKGPMPKGMRLPKGGPKAR, via the coding sequence ATGGCGAGAAGTGACAGCGCGGCGGACGCCGCGAATGCCGGGCGACTGAAGCAGATCGCCCTGACGTACAAGATGACCCGCAGGGCCGACAAGACGATCGGTCTGGTGCTCGCGGGTGTCTTCATCCTCATCCTCGGTGTCTTTCTCGCGATCGGTTTCCTGATCGGCCACCCGGTTTACCTGGGCATCCTCGGTTTCCTGCTCGCCTTCCTCGGGACGGCGATCGTGTTCGGCCGACGGGCCGAGCGGGCCGCGTTCGGCCAGATGGACGGCCAGCCGGGCGCCGCGGCGGCCGTGCTCGACAACATCGGCCGCGGCTGGACGACGACCCCCGCGGTGGCGATGAACCGCAGCCAGGACGTGGTGCACCGCGCCGTCGGCAAGGCCGGCATCGTGCTGGTCGCCGAGGGCAACCCGAACCGCGTGAAGAGCCTCCTGGCCGCCGAGAAGAAGAAGATGAACCGCATCGTCGCGGACGTCCCGGTGCACGACGTGATCGTCGGCACGGGCGAGGGCCAGACCGAGCTGAAGAAGCTGCGGACCACCCTGCTGAAGTACCCGCGCGTCCTCACCGGCCCGCAGGTCACCGCGACGAACGACCGGCTGCGCGCCATGGGCGACCTGATGAGCAACATGCCGCTCCCGAAGGGGCCCATGCCCAAGGGGATGCGCCTGCCCAAGGGCGGCCCGAAGGCCCGCTGA
- the lipB gene encoding lipoyl(octanoyl) transferase LipB, with protein MSELRFVRRGFGAGAVEYQEAWDEQRRVHAARFADEIPDTVLLLEHPAVYTAGRRTADDERPLDGTPVVDVDRGGKITWHGPGQLVGYPIQKLPRPVDVVAHLRRLEEAMIRVCAEFGVATSRVEGRAGVWVLGDPVERRPALGGLALDFDPRLTDEEFDPRLNGPEYAPSNAGQRREDRKICAMGVRVAKGVTMHGFALNVNPDTSNFDKIIPCGIRDAGVTSLSYELGRELTIAEVLPVAERHLADVLGNADLKPRPIERATA; from the coding sequence GTGAGTGAGTTGCGGTTCGTCCGTAGGGGTTTCGGTGCCGGGGCCGTGGAGTACCAGGAGGCCTGGGACGAGCAGCGCCGGGTGCACGCGGCCCGGTTCGCCGACGAGATCCCCGACACCGTGCTGCTTCTCGAACACCCGGCGGTCTACACGGCCGGCCGGCGCACGGCCGACGACGAGCGTCCCCTCGACGGCACCCCGGTCGTGGACGTGGACCGCGGCGGCAAGATCACCTGGCACGGCCCCGGCCAGCTCGTCGGCTACCCCATCCAGAAGCTCCCCCGCCCGGTGGACGTGGTGGCGCATCTGCGCCGGCTGGAGGAGGCGATGATCCGGGTGTGCGCGGAGTTCGGCGTCGCGACCAGCCGGGTGGAGGGCCGGGCCGGCGTCTGGGTGCTGGGCGACCCGGTGGAACGGCGCCCCGCTCTCGGCGGACTCGCCCTCGACTTCGACCCCCGGCTGACCGACGAGGAGTTCGACCCCCGCCTCAACGGCCCGGAGTACGCCCCCTCCAACGCGGGCCAGCGCCGCGAGGACCGCAAGATCTGCGCCATGGGTGTCCGGGTCGCCAAAGGGGTGACCATGCACGGCTTCGCCCTCAACGTGAATCCCGACACGTCCAACTTCGACAAGATCATCCCGTGCGGCATCCGGGACGCGGGGGTCACCTCGCTGTCGTACGAACTGGGCCGCGAGCTCACCATCGCCGAGGTCCTGCCGGTGGCCGAACGCCATCTGGCGGACGTCCTGGGGAACGCGGACCTGAAGCCCCGCCCGATCGAGAGGGCGACCGCCTGA
- a CDS encoding SCO2195 family GlnR-regulated protein: MQAAPVRATAIPSFTTALRAVESLLLSSGQRTARRNAWTSVLEDRRRAKDRVEAQRVLEAVTSARTS; encoded by the coding sequence ATGCAGGCCGCGCCCGTTCGCGCCACCGCGATCCCGTCCTTCACCACCGCCCTGCGCGCCGTCGAGTCGCTGCTCCTGAGCAGCGGACAGCGCACCGCCCGCCGCAACGCCTGGACCTCCGTGCTGGAGGACCGCCGTCGCGCCAAGGACCGGGTCGAGGCACAGCGTGTCCTCGAAGCGGTCACCTCCGCCCGCACCTCCTGA